CCCGTCGTGCTGCTCTTCGTGGAGAGCGTCTACTCACAGCTGGGCCAGGAGATCGTGGCCATCCTGGAGTCCAGCCGATTCCGTTACCGTACCGAAGTGGCTCCTGGGAAAGGCGACCTGCCCTCGCTGGCTTGGCGGGGCCGAGGCCGATACGCGCTGATCGTCTACGAGAACCTGCTTAAGTACGTCAACCTGGACTCCTGGAACCGTCAGCTGCTGGACAAATACTGCCAGGACTACGGCGTGGGCGTCATCGGCTTCTACCGCGCTAACGGGAACTCGCCGTCCAGCGCCCAGCTGCGGGGGTTTCCCCTCTTCCTGCGCTCCAACCTGCCCCTGTGGGACTACCGCATCAACCCCGCCGCCCCACTCCTCTACATCACCCGGCCCAGCGAGCTGGAGCCCGGCCCCCTGCCCGCAGACAACTGGACCACCTTCTTGTCCAACCACAGCACCTACGAGCCCGTGCTGCTGGCCAGCTCAAGACCCGCAGAGTCGGCAGCTAACTCCTTCCTGCAGAGGGCGCTGATGGCCACTGTAATGCAGGACCTCGGGCTTCACGACGGGATCCAACGCGTGCTGTTCGGTGGAAGTCTGTCCTTCTGGCTGCACAAGCTACTGTTCGTGGACGCTGTAGGGTATTTGACAGGCAGGCGGCTCAGCCTATCACTGGACAGATTTCTGCTGGTGGACGTGGATGACATCTTCGTCGGAAAGGAAGGGACTCGTATGAAGGTGGCCGACGTGGAGGTGAGACCATGATATATACCCTGCAGAACCCTTACCTGGGGGTTTTATTATTACTCATTATTTTACCCTAACCTGGAGTTTCTGTAATTATTTAAGAAATTCCCCATGGTATTACTCAtggaaaaaatatttaaaaaagaagCAAGCAAACAAGCAAATATGTATACTAAATAGGTCATTTATAATGAAGGCTTTCTCACAATGCATATTTTAACATGCCTCAAAGAGCAGCTCAGTGGCTCCTCCTCCGTGCCTGCATTAATGAATGAGCGTGGTTAATATGGGTCAGATGTTTCCCTCTGCTGTTCTTGAGTGGGTGATGATTATGGGTGCAGGGGGAGATGGCTGTCTCTCTCACCGGAGGCTCGTGTAAGGCTAATGAGTCTGGCTTCATTTTTAATATACTCATGTTGAGTGTGACTGGTGGCTCAACCTGCTCTATGACACCGGGGGGCGCTAGTGAGTTTGAGGGTAGAGGTGGTGTTTGCTCctctttttcttttcattcattcctcagatctgttttttttttccgttCTGATACCATTTTTAAAATCTTTTCTCCGTTTTGATGTTGTTTgctctgtgtgttgtgtctgcccTGCCCATACGAGGTTTTCTCTGGGAGGAACTTAACAGCAGAGCCCACCCACACCCTGTGTGTCACGCTTGCTGTAGTTGTCAGcttgtcagggtgtgtgtgggatcaCCCAGGTTAACATGGTTCTTCTCTGTAGGCTCTGCTTCACACTCAGAACAAGCTTCGCTCTCTGGTTCCCAACTTCACCTTCAACCTGGGCTTCTCCGGAAAGTTTTTCCACACAGGTACATTTTGTGGGAAATGGCGGCTACCTCCATCTGGAACGGGAATGTTTCTCCTCTGTTACGATGCGCATTGGTGTTTTGTGTCGCCGCGCTGAGCAGGCACCGATGAGGAGGACGAAGGTGACGACATGTTGCTGGCGCACAGGCGAGAGTTCTGGTGGTTCCCACACATGTGGAGTCACATGCAGCCCCACCTCTTCCACAACGTCAGCGTTCTCGCCGAGCAGATGAGACTCAACAAGcggtttgcccaggtctgtaCCCCGCCCGCTGCAGCACTGGCCTTTGCTATATTAGTCCTGCGTTGGGCTGCAGTATGTAAACGAACCCTTTGACAGATCCCATGCTGCCCCAGTATTCTGTATTCAGTACGTCTTCTCCTGTAGGAACACGGTATCCCCACAGACATGGGCTACGCCGTAGCTCCCCATCACTCGGGGGTCTACCCAGTGCACAGGCAGTTGTACCAGGCCTGGAAGAGTGTGTGGGGCATTACGGTGACCAGCACGGAGGAGTACCCCCACCTCAGACCTGCCCGCTTCCGCCGCGGGTTCATCCACAGCGGGATACACGTAGGAGCTcgggcacacacaaacactaaatgAATCACCATGTTTTTGGTACTGTTTTTTTATCTCTCTAATAGGTGAGTCACCTCTATGTTGTCATTTCACACATCCTTCTCTACATAGTACTTATTTATTGCATATATGAACTGACCTGACATTAATATCATCACCATTATCATTATGGCCATTTTTGTTGactaaaacaaacattttttgtatattttacAATAGGTTCTCCCACGGCAGACATGTggactcttcacacacaccatcttctATAAAGATTACCCAGGAGGCCCTCAAGAGCTGGACAAAAGCATCCGCGGCGGAGAGCTATTCCTTACTGTGCTGCTCAATCCTGTcagtcaaacacacacgcacacacacgcacacacacacacacacacccctcatgtgCCTTAATTTGCTCCCTTTCCCAATCTCAGGTCAGCATTTTCATGACCCATCTGTCTAATTACGGGAACGACCGCCTGGGCCTGTACACGTTCGAGTCTCTGGTGAAGTTTGTACAGTGTTGGACTCACCTGCACCTGCAGACTCTGCCTCCGGTCCGCCTGGCCGAGAAATACTTCCACATCTTCCCTGATGAGAGAGACCCCCTGTGGCAGGTTTGAGCCACTACACCCAGAGTTTTATTATTAACTAGGCTGCTTGGCTGGAAACCTAACCTTCCTATTTTTATCTGTCCTACTTGCTTAAGTAGTGACATATTTAGTAGTGGCCATATTTCAGCGACGGTTAGGCTAATGCGATCTTTCTGCTCAGCAGAACCCTTGTCATGATAAGAGGCACAAAGACATCTGGTCTAAAGAGAAGACCTGTGATAGGCTGCCCAAGTTTCTGGTCATTGGTCCTCAGAAGACAGGTAAACCACACACCAGTGTCCAAACAGTTGTATTTCTGTATTCTAGGTATTTTACTACTTTTGACTTTAGCTGATTTTGACTGAACACGTATAGTATTTTCCCTTGAAAAACATTGTTCTAGAATATTATTCTACGTTCTAGAATAGTATTCTACGTTGTATTTTTTTCATTCACGTTTACTAATGTGTTACATAATGCTCTACGTGCAAATACATTGTTAGTGCTCAGATCATGGGTCTGAACACCTAGAGCTGCAGAGAACTGTGTGTGATGTACAAGTGTGGGCTGACGGAGGCCCGCTAACTCCtccctgtggtcacctccacccCTTGCAGGGTCGACGGCACTGCACgccttcctctccctccacccggCCATCACAGCCAGCGCCTCCAGCACCGTCACCTTTGAAGAGGTGCAGTTCTTCAGCGGACCAAGCTACTTGCGTGGCATTGACTGGTAACCATGGATACATGAACATGCTTTCTTAGTGCCTGTCCTCCTTCTCCACGCTCACTAGAGCTGTGGTGTGAGCCAACCGCAGGTGGACCACACACTCATGTTGATGTGCTGAACTGCCACCTTGTTAAttgtgaggttttttttttgtcaaatgTGTCATTTCATGCCAACTCACGTAGACCTCCTGGTCACGTAGACCTCCTGGTCACGTAGACCTCCTGGTCCTGGTTTTTGTCATAAAAAACCATAAACAAAAAAAGTGAAAACGTTAAAATACGTGAAAACTGTTCAAATATTCGAGACCTTGCAAAGTCCTATAGCTCCATTCTACATTGCTCTAACCTATGGAAAATGTACAGTACGTTTTTACAGTACATTGGTAAAAATTAAGATCTGTAGTTTTCACATTCTTGCATAGTTTGTGTAGTATTAATATAGTTCCATCATATCTAATGTTatttatttctgataaaaatggcTACAAATCTCATTATAGTTTCAGAGCCGAAAGCCCCACAGCCTAACAATAGATTAActgtatatttaatatttttcctGAAAGAATAATCTTCTCTTTGTAACATTATGGAAAAGTGTTAATACGAATTGATTACACTCTTTTATTAATTTGATTATTGCAGAACATTCAGCATCAATTGCTTACATTAATACgcacaaaaaaattaaaaatcttAAGACATGAACTGGGAATATAGGGGAGTTGGCATGGAATGACCCAAATGTGTATTTTATAAAGTCTGTGTAGATGCTCCTGATGCCTCCATTGTGGGAGTTTATTCAACCTGTGGCCTTTTCACCATCAGGTACATGGACTTTTTCCCTGTGCCCTCCAACGTGAGCACAGACTTCCTGTTTGAGAAGAGCGCTAATTACTTTGACACAGAGATCGTCCCAAAGCGAGCGGCTGCACTGCTACCGAGAGCCAAGATCCTCTCCATCCTCATCAACCCTGCTGACCGGGCCTATTCTTGGTACCAGGTCGGTGTGCGCGTGAGAGAGTTTTTAGAGCAGTTGTGGAGAAGTTTTTAATTATTGCTGTGTTTCTGCACGTGCGTGCACCGGCTCCTCATTCTCCCCCGTGTGTGCAGCATCAGAGGGCCCACCAGGACCCCGTAGCGCTGAACTACACCTTCCAGCAGGTGATCTCCGCACCTCCGTCTGCACCCGCCGGGCTGCTCACCCTGCACCGCCGCTGCATACAGCCCGGCTACTACAGCAGCCATCTGGAGCGCTGGCTTCACTACTACCAGCCcagccaggtacacacacacacacacacacacacacacacacacactacaatacCACAGCCACCAGGAATGGATGAACACAAACACCAATTCCACTGCTAAGTACTTAAGTCAGGTactcacaaataaaaaaaattggatGTGTGAACATGCTCCCCCACCTCTGCCAACTGTACCAGGCCAGATTTCAACATTAAAGTCTAAATCGACTTTGAATTCATGCTCCTCAAAGTCTGTCATTGAAACCAACACTGATGGTCACTGTTGATTATGCGTCTTGCTGGGGCGAGCGCAGCTCCTGATTGTGGACGGCCTTCAGCTGCGGTCCAGCCCGGCCCAGGTGATGGACAGTGTGCAGAAATTCCTGGGAGTCACGCCCTACTTCAACTACACTCAAGCACTGACGTAAGAACGTCCTGTAGCACGTCACTCGGGGTTGTCCCATGTGTTAATATTTCTCTTTAGGGAGCAGTTATAACCTAAATAGGCTTTCGTGTGTGTAGGTTTGAGGAGACTAAAGGCTTCTGGTGTCAGAGGCTAGATGCTGGCCGCACACGCTGTCTGGGTAAGAGCAAAGGCAGGAAGTACCCAGATATGAGCCGTGAGGTAATCCTCTCCTGCTTCTGCCAATCAAGACTGTGACGTCTGCACGCACACGTTCCCTTGACATACGACTCTTTTATTAACAGACATCCATCACTTTTATTGGCTCTTTGTGAGATTCTGTCACGAGTGAATGTTAACCACCCCTCATCCCCATATTAATGCTGCAATTACGTTTTTAACTGGATTAATGACACTGCAAAAACACTTAGCGCGTATGATACTAATATTGCAGGTTGTAATGCAGCAGTGTGATGTATTGTGAAGGTTCATATTTAAACACAGTGGAGGCAGAAATAGAACCGTTGTTACATGCACATTCAGGAAGTGGGACAGGAGCTTGTGAAAGGACACTTAGTCTTGGGTTTATTTCAAGATTTATTGTCCAGTACTGCATTATGCTATGTTTGTGGGTACATTCCTAAAACATACCTTAGACCCGCAGGGTGGGCATTACGCAATCAGCTTTTCTAGTTTTGTGGGTTTGAGCCATATTGATGGACACAGCTTAGCATCAATTCAAACACGTGAAAATACATCATTGTGTTTGGGTCTGGTTTTTTCCCCCCCTGGTTCAGTCGCGGGCCTTCCTGTCTGAGCATTACCGGGAGCAGAACGTGGAGCTCCTGCGTCTGCTGAAGAGGCTGGGTCAGCCGCTGCCCGGCTGGCTCAGAGATGACCTGCACCACTCCAGCTGGAGCTGACACTCAACAGCCCCCGTCAGAACGCAACCGAAGCTAGGGTCCTGCACCAGACCGGAGGAAACGGGGCCCACGTGTTCCCAGAGGAGAGACCACAGACGGCTCCCTCGGCCTCCGCCCACCGCAGAGGCCCGGCCCAGAGAAGGGGCCGCCCGAGGGGTCTGCGGAAGATCAAACCCAGATACGTGGCAGGACGCAATCTGGGTGCAAGCAGTCCTCAATCGTGAATTTTTAAGAGGAGTGGTACAACTTTTTTATTTAACTGCCAAGATAAGCAAGCAGGAGCTTGTTAGTTGAACTGTGGGTAGCAGACATATGAGCTCCTTATTGGCATTGTGGGAAATGGTGTTTCACGATGTTATGAATGACAATGGGCTGACCGCATCCCGACTACAGAGGAAGCCTTTGGTAAATGAAGCATACGCACAAATTCTATGAAAGGCTAGAATAAAGCCTTAAATTCACTAGCTAGGGGCCAATTCTCTGGCTGCTCTTTTGATTAGTGTTTTTAATTCAGCAAAGATGAACTTGAACACCTGCCTACTTCGATTAAAATGGATTCTTTAAACAGTAAAAGCAGTTGTTTTCCAGCCATCACACAAAATGTAAGAGGTAACATGGACAACGCACTTTTCTGCTTTTTTTTGGCTTGTTCAGAGAGAATTGCTTCTTTATATAATTCAAGCTGTAATGTTTATTCTAAAACTTAATTTTGGCTCCAGGAAAAACGATCCCGGAAACTTAGGTATGCGAGTCAACGTCTGGCATGTTTGCCAGACGAGTGCGTCCCGGGccgtggccccgcccactcccaCGGTAGCCGTGATGCAGGGAGGCGTGTGGAGGCCATGCTGCCCACTACTTCTGGCTACTTACACCATCTTTACAGAGCTGGTATTGGGTCAGCGATGTTTCCATGGTGAAGCACTTACCACGGCTGTGCCAAACTGTACGTGAAAGAGAAATTacttgccaaaaaaaaaaaaaaaagtgccctAAAATAATACATAAAGCAAGCAGGCAGATTGtatgcacttgtgtgtgtgtgtggttacaagtgtgtgtatatgtgaaaaGTCCCAGCTGCTAAACTGTATCAACAGTAGTACGATATGTTGTCTTATTTGGTAAAAGTCACATCTGCAAATAAAGGCACAACGTTGCTGTGAGAAGTGTGCGTTACGTCTTTGTGGTTATGTGCGGAGGGAGGTGAGCACGGAGAGGCAGGACGTGTTCTCGGCCTTGACGCAACCTGGTTTATCAGATGAGAGGGAGTTGAGGAGAAGCATGAGAGTTTGATTAATCACCACGCCAACAGAAGAGCTTCGGCCACCATTTCAGGGCCCTGGGGCCCAGGTGGTCACCAGCAGCAAGTACAGCCCTTAAATAAGACTCCACTTCTCCACTGGGAAACGCTATAGACAGAGCTGCATGTACCGTCaaggggaaggaaa
The genomic region above belongs to Brachyhypopomus gauderio isolate BG-103 chromosome 3, BGAUD_0.2, whole genome shotgun sequence and contains:
- the ndst2b gene encoding bifunctional heparan sulfate N-deacetylase/N-sulfotransferase 2: MAGMRRLARAMRQQGLHRLVLVLILFCLLSMAYLAYHVSGGPKIKEAPPLPLGDCVAAAPVTGAQRAPLFTPSQSSQRRARATETSRTEPVVLLFVESVYSQLGQEIVAILESSRFRYRTEVAPGKGDLPSLAWRGRGRYALIVYENLLKYVNLDSWNRQLLDKYCQDYGVGVIGFYRANGNSPSSAQLRGFPLFLRSNLPLWDYRINPAAPLLYITRPSELEPGPLPADNWTTFLSNHSTYEPVLLASSRPAESAANSFLQRALMATVMQDLGLHDGIQRVLFGGSLSFWLHKLLFVDAVGYLTGRRLSLSLDRFLLVDVDDIFVGKEGTRMKVADVEALLHTQNKLRSLVPNFTFNLGFSGKFFHTGTDEEDEGDDMLLAHRREFWWFPHMWSHMQPHLFHNVSVLAEQMRLNKRFAQEHGIPTDMGYAVAPHHSGVYPVHRQLYQAWKSVWGITVTSTEEYPHLRPARFRRGFIHSGIHVLPRQTCGLFTHTIFYKDYPGGPQELDKSIRGGELFLTVLLNPVSIFMTHLSNYGNDRLGLYTFESLVKFVQCWTHLHLQTLPPVRLAEKYFHIFPDERDPLWQNPCHDKRHKDIWSKEKTCDRLPKFLVIGPQKTGSTALHAFLSLHPAITASASSTVTFEEVQFFSGPSYLRGIDWYMDFFPVPSNVSTDFLFEKSANYFDTEIVPKRAAALLPRAKILSILINPADRAYSWYQHQRAHQDPVALNYTFQQVISAPPSAPAGLLTLHRRCIQPGYYSSHLERWLHYYQPSQLLIVDGLQLRSSPAQVMDSVQKFLGVTPYFNYTQALTFEETKGFWCQRLDAGRTRCLGKSKGRKYPDMSRESRAFLSEHYREQNVELLRLLKRLGQPLPGWLRDDLHHSSWS